From Montipora foliosa isolate CH-2021 chromosome 6, ASM3666993v2, whole genome shotgun sequence, a single genomic window includes:
- the LOC138007748 gene encoding uncharacterized protein → MPADDDSSRSNPALDEASRSAVKALVNESIANLTDNLTEVIESRLGAFATKFSAQNSSTVTNAVKKARLDRYICKRKGNQQQLDHAHDVLEKFDDATDALKAGAHERVKRSLEEGMKLVSKRIKAIKLADKSEFGWLTVSEYLSDELASDSDDEKRMYRSEKRAERKVKEKLKQKRSRPQRSASSYRTSSYSSRNKRSDDRFEPRPRPLGPCFKLSIPLWLLFSLALFFYFGYARRPYPVCSMYSVVPCAIWS, encoded by the coding sequence ATGCCTGCGGATGATGATTCTTCCAGAAGCAATCCAGCTTTAGACGAAGCTTCGCGGAGTGCTGTGAAGGCTTTGGTCAACGAATCAATTGCCAATTTGACCGACAACTTAACCGAGGTAATTGAGAGCCGTTTGGGTGCTTTTGCCACGAAGTTTTCAGCGCAAAACAGTTCTACCGTGACTAACGCAGTTAAGAAGGCTCGTTTGGACCGGTACATCTGCAAGAGAAAGGGCAATCAGCAGCAGTTAGATCACGCTCACGACGTCTTGGAGAAGTTTGATGATGCCACCGACGCGCTCAAGGCCGGCGCTCATGAACGAGTGAAACGATCCTTGGAAGAAGGTATGAAGCTAGTCTCTAAACGTATCAAGGCCATTAAATTAGCTGACAAGAGCGAATTCGGTTGGCTGACAGTCAGCGAGTACCTATCGGACGAGTTGGCGTCCGATTCAGATGATGAGAAACGAATGTATCGCTCGGAGAAGAGGGCGGAGAGGAAGGTGAAGGAAAAGctgaaacagaagcgaagcagaCCGCAACGCAGCGCCTCATCATACCGAACCTCGTCTTACAGTTCTAGGAACAAGAGAAGTGATGATCGTTTCGAGCCACGCCCTAGACCCTTGGGACCTTGTTTTAAGTTGAGTATACCGCTTTGGTTACTTTTTTCACTAGCTTTGTTCTTTTACTTCGGGTACGCACGCAGACCGTATCCAGTTTGCTCCATGTATTCTGTTGTGCCTTGTGCTATTTGGTCGTAA
- the LOC138005781 gene encoding uncharacterized protein yields MVEWILIHSHNVPDLLHYLDDFITAGPPNSDQCARNLNTSVTVCNSLGLPLHPDKSLGPSSVLVVLGIELDSNEQVARLPADKFVALQQLITSWLSRRWCTRNQLESLIGHLLHAAKVVWPGRTFLRRMINLLCCFRRDDHPIRLNSDFKLDLQWWHQFLSSWHGVCFWLFPGMSATPDLEVTSDASGSLGFGAFFQGAWFNGSWVSSQASQSIAYKELFLVVLAARIWGPQWSRRHVSAVPSACSTSAFGGIDCSVLEQQCHQFLVHGLAASTRKSYMAGQKKFINFCTQLGKLHSSGSPCPVDEWTLCLFTTFLAGSLRHSSIKVYLSAVRPLHIDDGFPDPLLNCLCLQRVVRGIKRTQGSSSYSRLPITDGLMMVIFKSLDLSVPDHCMFWAACTLGYFGFLRSAEFTVPNLASFSSTLHLCVQDIAVDSATDPSSLRIKIKAFKTDPFRKGCFIQIGKGRFPLCALQAVMQYLSLRGSSGGPFFLLQDGRPLSRALLTSWIHQIMVAAGIPGNFSSHSFRIGAATVAARNGVPAHLIQALGRWTSNAYQLYIRTPSEALAGLSSQLIS; encoded by the exons ATGGTAGAATGGATCCTCATCCATTCCCACAATGTCCCTGATTTGCTGCATTATTTAGACGACTTCATCACCGCCGGCCCTCCCAATTCTGACCAATGCGCTCGTAATTTAAACACCTCAGTTACTGTGTGCAATTCGTTAGGGCTCCCTCTTCACCCCGATAAGTCTCTAGGGCCTTCATCGGTTCTGGTGGTACTAGGTATCGAACTTGATTCAAATGAACAGGTCGCACGCCTCCCGGCCGACAAGTTTGTGGCATTACAGCAGCTGATTACATCGTGGCTCTCCCGTCGCTGGTGCACCAGGAATCAATTAGAGTCCCTCATCGGTCATCTTCTTCACGCTGCCAAGGTGGTCTGGCCTGGCCGCACCTTTTTACGCCGCATGATCAACTTGCTCTGCTGCTTTCGTCGGGATGATCATCCCATCCGCCTAAATTCTGATTTTAAGTTGGACCTTCAGTGGTGGCACCAGTTCCTCTCTTCTTGGCATGGTgtttgtttttggctttttcCCGGCATGTCTGCTACTCCTGACCTCGAGGTGACTTCTGATGCTTCAGGCTCCTTAGGTTTTGGTGCCTTCTTCCAAGGAGCATGGTTTAATGGGTCTTGGGTTTCATCCCAGGCGTCCCAATCAATTGCTTATAAAGAACTGTTTCTCGTGGTGTTGGCTGCTCGCATCTGGGGTCCTCAATGGTCTAGGAGGCATGT CTCAGCTGTTCCCAGTGCCTGTTCCACATCAGCTTTTGGAGGAATTGACTGCTCCGTCTTAGAACAGCAGTGCCATCAGTTCCTGGTCCATGGATTGGCTGCTTCTACCCGTAAATCCTACATGGCTGGACAAAAGaagttcattaatttttgtactCAGCTGGGCAAACTGCATTCTAGTGGTTCTCCGTGCCCTGTTGACGAGTGGACATTGTGTCTTTTTACAACTTTTTTGGCCGGGTCTCTTCGGCATTCTTCCATAAAGGTCTATTTGTCTGCCGTGCGCCCTCTACATATTGACGACGGTTTCCCGGATCCTCTTCTTAACTGCCTTTGTTTACAGCGTGTGGTTAGGGGCATTAAGCGCACTCAGGGCTCCTCTTCTTACTCACGCTTACCAATCACAGACGGGCTTATGATGGTAATCTTTAAGTCTCTCGACCTCTCAGTTCCGGACCACTGTATGTTCTGGGCTGCATGTACCCTTGGATACTTTGGCTTCTTGCGATCCGCTGAGTTCACGGTTCCTAATCTCGCATCCTTCTCCTCCACCCTTCATTTGTGTGTCCAGGATATAGCCGTGGACTCAGCCACCGATCCTTCAAGCTTACGCATTAAGATCAAAGCTTTCAAGACTGACCCTTTCCGCAAGGGTTGTTTTATTCAAATCGGGAAGGGTCGTTTCCCCCTGTGTGCTCTTCAAGCTGTTATGCAGTATTTGTCCCTTAGGGGAAGTTCAGGAGGCCCCTTCTTCCTGCTCCAGGATGGCCGGCCCTTGTCTCGAGCTCTGCTCACTAGCTGGATCCATCAAATTATGGTGGCAGCTGGCATACCAGGCAACTTTTCAAGCCATAGCTTCCGCATTGGAGCAGCAACGGTCGCAGCTCGCAATGGCGTCCCCGCCCACTTAATTCAGGCGTTGGGACGTTGGACCAGCAATGCCTACCAGTTGTACATACGCACACCATCCGAGGCCTTGGCGGGTCTCTCCAGTCAGTTGATTTCTTGA
- the LOC138005782 gene encoding uncharacterized protein, giving the protein MSLKDITEKGVRAKQRLMESSKDREAIAKETLGQQTCRVWYDVRQPRITASQCKRCILRPTTSPTKAVEEVLLYGANVQTKAMKEGIEWEPRIIERFMKETGHQVRKSGFVLSESHPFLGASPDGITEQDKLVEVKKVVSKEGGDLAETMCRLSICKKDGDGISINKNHKYFYQVQQQLFCINLEACHFIVCNGDEMHTDIIVFDPTFWGDLLCQLEVFYFQHVFPELVYPRLKYGGLRWNSNEIEFPRME; this is encoded by the coding sequence ATGTCTTTGAAAGACATTACAGAGAAAGGAGTAAGAGCAAAGCAGCGTCTAATGGAATCCAGTAAAGACAGAGAGGCTATTGCAAAAGAAACATTAGGACAGCAAACCTGCAGGGTGTGGTATGATGTAAGGCAGCCAAGGATTACTGCATCTCAATGTAAACGCTGTATACTAAGACCAACAACAAGCCCAACCAAAGCGGTAGAAGAAGTTCTCTTATACGGTGCTAATGTCCAGACTAAAGCAATGAAGGAGGGAATTGAGTGGGAGCCAAGGATTATAGAAAGATTCATGAAAGAAACTGGCCACCAAGTAAGGAAGTCTGGATTTGTGTTATCTGAAAGCCATCCATTCCTAGGTGCATCCCCAGATGGCATCACAGAGCAAGATAAACTGGTTGAAGTAAAAAAGGTGGTATCTAAAGAAGGAGGAGATCTAGCTGAAACAATGTGCAGACTCTCAATCTGTAAAAAAGATGGGGATGGCATTTCAATTAACAAGAATCACAAGTACTTCTACCAAGTGCAGCAGCAGCTTTTTTGTATCAATTTAGAAGCTTGTCATTTTATTGTTTGCAATGGTGATGAAATGCACactgatattattgtttttgatccAACATTTTGGGGAGACTTATTGTGTCAACTTGAAGTATTTTACTTTCAACATGTTTTTCCTGAGCTGGTGTATCCAAGATTAAAGTATGGAGGACTGAGATGGAACAGCAACGAAATAGAGTTTCCAAGAATGGAATAA